In Euwallacea fornicatus isolate EFF26 chromosome 2, ASM4011564v1, whole genome shotgun sequence, one genomic interval encodes:
- the LOC136350247 gene encoding cAMP-dependent protein kinase inhibitor beta-like isoform X2, producing the protein MSMVGRKAPAGRITRSPRKGFSRQAVLKMLAVMEAGSQGAGARPRDLPPPNEPPIQEFLSSGRTGRRNALPDILGQHAVVTSSDLPSRLQALTTKDQGPSTSGESQSGPSSSKS; encoded by the exons ATGTCCATGGTAGGTCGAAAAGCCCCCGCGGGGCGCATAACTAGATCACCACGTAAAGGGTTCTCCAGACAAGCAG TGTTAAAGATGCTGGCTGTGATGGAGGCAGGGTCACAGGGCGCAGGTGCCAGACCCAGGGATTTGCCCCCACCAAACGAACCACCCATACAGGAGTTTCTCAGCTCTGGACGTACTGGACGTAGAAATGCCCTGCCGGACATCTTAG GCCAACACGCAGTTGTAACCTCCTCTGACCTGCCTTCGCGATTGCAGGCCCTCACTACCAAAGACCAAGGGCCTTCGACGAGCGGTGAGTCCCAATCGGGCCCCAGCTCCTCCAAAAGCTGA
- the LOC136350205 gene encoding uncharacterized protein: MARVRTLSCLFLSVFVGTVGAQFFGQFQQPQQQQQFPGQSAPQLSPQQQGHILSDVQQHQHRFGLQQSGNIVPQPQLFIQRNKELLAQSGLFPQQYLNQLTQNVQPSAPVFQASPSNIQPTAQAQISSFSPPNNVNLLPKSQITPEPQKNSVVFPSIPPSIGTPSGSVVQHHTQTSFTPSYANQQTHGNQYLNTRPTSDPIEVINEQIRQLDPEKHKQRIKELQDKKAIIEKHNQFVEKQYEKALSKVQQEHRDFQRTQREQRQKLYENLVKNSAGPQFSTQSRPRFIYPEEAPLFQRSLQEYFKEHPTTTTTTTTTTTTTTEKPTTAKKTNRKTSFLPTVVPETTASRVKSIQSLDDLDFLKKQYKSQQINKNDLLTQLRAAIAQEDGPRNLSSREVALPNGKKVQLIEDFDPKFFPQGKEEEITLPNGDKVIAVRADPNLLSRSKPVDKGDEITLPNGQKVKVLRTSGKGQDDFVLPDGLKGEIIKTSSSSSAVSYKTQEITLPNGQKVEVIKTTDPKLVPGGVPLEPGSDLEKLVLEKTTTVKPPKAVFEEITKNVVPPGTDYELLKPSAGGSLENIKTPNNLPNQRKVTFVLLEEQSDGTLKVQGIKGNGKEKPDVDLEGILKKIRAGEIKLPSTTTTTTTPSTVISTTTSRPLTTRRAILTTTSKPIAVTVTPNSFAINEETISSTVHSLPILSTNIGSQFLSSSSTTFSDLYPTRLQDQSKQASSVSGSSSNSIAPSFSTSIFTTPLPSTTQKLSEYVVKSHTKSLGNGNGKGLPELTSVLKSNGLYAMARFLKQSGLDSVLNDTGPYTIFAPTDKAFRTLLVQLGGPERAEDKFKENPRLLSGLLLHHVIPGSFPISALQDEMTGVSLAGTQLRVNQYDMHDNEWNDVKVTTINGAKVIEDQQDITIPQGIAHSVDRVMFPLPVGDLVQTMQADRERRFTSFLRAVFASGLADMLQGPKSLTLFAPTDKAFANLSPEDLTKTVTDPALAKELVFRHVIQGTLYTNGMRYYQVKDSFQEDSQVTISKHSGKIKVNNQHLTSPNIPATNGVLHAIDALL; encoded by the exons caGTTTCCCGGTCAGTCAGCGCCTCAGCTCTCGCCTCAGCAACAAGGTCACATTCTCAGCGATGTGCAGCAACACCAGCACAGATTTGGCCTGCAGCAGAGCGGCAACATCGTACCTCAGCCTCAGCTTTTTATTCAGAGAAATAAAGAATTGCTAGCGCAAAGCGGGCTTTTTCCCCAGCAATACCTCAACCAACTCACCCAAAATGTACAGCCCAGCGCCCCTGTGTTCCAGGCTTCGCCTAGCAATATTCAACCCACTGCTCAAGCGCAAATCTCCAGCTTTTCCCCACCTAATAATGTAAACCTCTTGCCTAAATCTCAAATTACACCAGAACCACAGAAGAATTCTGTGGTGTTTCCTTCAATTCCCCCTAGCATTGGGACTCCCTCAGGG tcAGTGGTGCAACATCACACTCAGACCAGCTTCACTCCAAGCTATGCCAATCAGCAGACTCATGGAAATCAGTATTTGAATACCAGACCTACTTCGGATCCTATTGAAGTCATTAATGAACAAATTAGGCAGCTAGACCCAGAGAAGCACAAGCAGAGAATCAAG GAACTTCAGGACAAGAAAGCCATCATTGAAAAGCATAATCAATTCGTTGAGAAGCAGTATGAAAAAGCTTTGAGCAAGGTTCAACAGGAACACAGGGATTTCCAAAGAACTCAAAGAGAGCAAAGGCAAAAGCTGTATGAAAACTTAGTTAAAAACTCTGCAGGACCACAATTTTCCACGCAATCGCGCCCTAG ATTCATATACCCAGAAGAGGCACCATTGTTCCAGAGATCGCTGCAGGAATATTTCAAGGAACACCCTACAACAACCACAACCACCACAACTACGACCACCACTACAACTGAGAAGCCTACAACGGCCAAAAAAACCAACcgcaaaacttcatttttaccCACAGTTGTACCCGAAACAACCGCATCAAGA GTCAAATCAATACAATCCTTAGATGACTTGGATTTCCTGAAGAAGCAGTACAAAAGTCAACAGATTAACAAAAACGACCTCCTTACTCAATTGAGGGCAGCCATTGCGCAGGAGGATGGTCCTCGGAATCTTTCCTCCCGGGAGGTCGCGCTCCCTAACGGCAAGAAAGTTCAGCTGATTGAAGATTTTGATCCCAAGTTCTTTCCTCAAGGTAAAGAGGAGGAGATTACTTTGCCCAATGGCGATAAGGTGATTGCTGTAAGGGCTGATCCCAACTTGTTGAGCAG aTCTAAACCTGTGGATAAGGGAGATGAAATAACGCTACCTAATGGACAAAAAGTGAAGGTTTTGAGGACCTCTGGAAAGGGTCAGGATGATTTTGTTTTGCCTGATG GTTTGAAGGGAGAAATCATCAAAACCAGCTCCAGTTCTTCAGCTGTTTCCTATAAAACCCAAGAAATTACATTACCCAATGGGCAAAAAGTGGAGGTGATCAAAACTACAGACCCTAAATTAGTGCCTGGAGGGGTACCTTTGGAGCCTGGCAGTGATTTAG aaaaattagTTCTAGAAAAAACAACTACAGTGAAACCTCCTAAAGCAGTGTTCGAGGAAATCACCAAGAATGTAGTGCCCCCCGGTACAGATTATGAGTTACTCAAACCCA GTGCAGGAGGAAGtttggaaaatatcaaaaccCCCAACAACCTCCCTAACCAAAGAAAAGTGACTTTTGTGTTACTTGAAGAGCAAAGTGATGGGACTCTAAAGGTACAAGGCATTAAGGGTAATGGGAAGGAGAAGCCTGATGTAGATTTGGAggggattttgaaaaaaattcgtgCAGGAGAAATCAAGCTGCCTAGCACCACTACAACCACTACCACCCCCTCTACCGTCATTTCCACCACCACATCAAGGCCTTTAACTACACGACGAGCAATCCTTACAACTACCAGCAAACCCATTGCAGTGACCG TAACTCCCAACTCATTTGCAATCAACGAGGAGACCATTTCCTCTACAGTCCACTCTCTGCCAATTCTAAGCACCAACATAGGAAGTCAGTTCTTAAGCAGTTCTAGCACCACCTTCAGCGACCTTTACCCTACAAGATTACAGGATCAATCCAAACAGGCTTCCTCTGTCTCGGGCAGTAGCAGCAACTCCATAGCTCCATCTTTCAGTACTTCAATCTTTACAACTCCCTTACCATCTACCACTCAAAAATTAAGTGAGTACGTCGTGAAATCCCACACAAAATCTCTTGGAAATGGAAATGGTAAAGGACTTCCAGAGCTAACTTCAGTGTTAAAAtcaaatg GATTATATGCCATGGCAAGATTTTTAAAGCAATCAGGCCTTGATTCGGTGCTCAATGACACTGGACCGTATACTATTTTTGCTCCCACCGATAAAGCATTTAGAACTTTACTAGTTCAATTGGGAGGACCTGAAAGGGCCGAAGATAAATTCAAAGAGAATCCAAGACTTTTAAGTGGA TTGCTGCTGCACCATGTAATACCAGGATCATTCCCAATCTCAGCTCTACAAGATGAAATGACTGGGGTGTCATTGGCAGGGACTCAGTTGAGGGTGAACCAATATGATATGCACGATAATGAATGGAACGATGTCAAAGTTACCACGATCAATGGAGCGAAAGTCATAGAAGATCAGCAAGACATTACCATCCCCCAAGGCATTGCTCACTCAGTAGATAGGGTGATGTTTCCCCTACCTGTGGGGGATTTGGTGCAGACCATGCAGGCCGATAGAGAGAGGCGGTTTACCTCTTTTTTGAGGGCTGTGTTTGCCTCAGGATTGGCTGATATGTTGCAGG GGCCAAAATCCTTGACTCTCTTCGCTCCAACCGATAAAGCCTTCGCTAATCTCAGTCCGGAGGATTTAACTAAGACTGTGACAGACCCAGCTTTAGCTAAAGAATTAGTTTTCCGGCACGTCATCCAAGGTACTTTATACACCAACGGAATGAGATACTATCAAGTAAAAGACAGCTTCCAGGAAGATTCCCAAGTGACGATTAGTAAACATTCGG gaaaaatcaaAGTGAACAACCAGCACTTGACTTCTCCAAATATCCCAGCGACGAATGGAGTACTTCATGCTATAGACGCTCTATTGTGA
- the LOC136350247 gene encoding uncharacterized protein isoform X1: MYLVVNSRFKSRRVIEKNKVFKRKVKYLLKMLAVMEAGSQGAGARPRDLPPPNEPPIQEFLSSGRTGRRNALPDILGQHAVVTSSDLPSRLQALTTKDQGPSTSGESQSGPSSSKS, translated from the exons ATGTATTTAGTGGTGAACTCGAGGTTTAAAAGTCGGAGGGtgattgaaaaaaacaaagtttttaaacgcAAAGTGAAATATT TGTTAAAGATGCTGGCTGTGATGGAGGCAGGGTCACAGGGCGCAGGTGCCAGACCCAGGGATTTGCCCCCACCAAACGAACCACCCATACAGGAGTTTCTCAGCTCTGGACGTACTGGACGTAGAAATGCCCTGCCGGACATCTTAG GCCAACACGCAGTTGTAACCTCCTCTGACCTGCCTTCGCGATTGCAGGCCCTCACTACCAAAGACCAAGGGCCTTCGACGAGCGGTGAGTCCCAATCGGGCCCCAGCTCCTCCAAAAGCTGA